One Takifugu rubripes chromosome 2, fTakRub1.2, whole genome shotgun sequence genomic region harbors:
- the rbks gene encoding ribokinase isoform X1: MTEKAFDVMVVGSCMTDMVSQTPRLPKAGETIHGFKFFIGFGGKGANQCIQAARLGARTTMVCKVGKDVFGDNYIQNFKDNGVHTDFVGQTPDAATGTASIIVNNAGENAIVIVAGANMLLDSVDLQEALPAITRSKVLVCQLEINPQISLQALRMAQKNKVKTIFNPAPASPDLDPEFYTASDVFCCNESEAEMLTGSVVTNVEEARGAAQELLKRGCKSVIITLGPQGCVVVQAQESTSKHVPTTAVKAIDTTGAGDSFIGALAFYMAHYPTMALEEMTYRANQVAGVSVQAVGTQTSFPIRAGLPADLF; this comes from the exons ATGACTGAAAAGGCATTTGATGTGATGGTGGTTGGCTCTTGTATGACTGACATGGTGAG TCAGACTCCAAGGCTACCTAAAGCTGGGGAAACCATTCATGGCTTTAAGTTCTTCATTGGCTTCGGAGGGAAAGGGGCCAACCAGTGCATACAAGCTGCAAGACTGGGGGCTAGAACCACCATGGTGTGCAAG GTTGGTAAAGATGTCTTTGGAGACAATTACATCCAGAATTTTAAGGACAATGGTGTACACACAG ACTTTGTTGGACAGACCCCTGATGCCGCAACAGGAACTGCATCCATCATTGTTAATAATGCAG GTGAGAATGCCATTGTGATTGTGGCTGGTGCCAACATGCTGCTGGACAGTGTAGATCTGCAGGAAGCTCTTCCAGCCATAACTCGTTCAAAAGTTTTAGTGTGCCAGCTAGAGATCAACCCGCAGATATCCTTGCAGGCACTACGTATGGCTCAGAAGAACAAAG TAAAGACAATATTCAACCCAGCTCCGGCCAGTCCTGACTTGGATCCAGAGTTCTACACAGCTTCTGATGTGTTTTGCTGTAATGAATCTGAG GCTGAAATGCTGACTGGATCTGTGGTAACTAATGTGGAAGAAGCACGTGGAGCTGCTCAGGAGTTGCTGAAACGAGGCTGTAAGTCAGTCATCATCACTTTGGGACCTCAAGGCTGCGTCGTGGTCCAGGCACAAGAGTCTACCTCCAAACACGTTCCAACTACTGCCGTGAAAGCAATAGACACCACT GGTGCTGGAGACAGCTTTATTGGAGCACTGGCATTTTACATGGCTCATTATCCAACAATGGCTCTTGAAGAGATGACCTACAGAGCCAATCAGGTGGCAGGAGTCAGCGTGCAGGCTGTTGGAACACAAACTTCATTTCCCATCAGAGCAGGCCTTCCAGCTGATCTGTTTTAG
- the rbks gene encoding ribokinase isoform X3, protein MVCKVGKDVFGDNYIQNFKDNGVHTDFVGQTPDAATGTASIIVNNAGENAIVIVAGANMLLDSVDLQEALPAITRSKVLVCQLEINPQISLQALRMAQKNKVKTIFNPAPASPDLDPEFYTASDVFCCNESEAEMLTGSVVTNVEEARGAAQELLKRGCKSVIITLGPQGCVVVQAQESTSKHVPTTAVKAIDTTGAGDSFIGALAFYMAHYPTMALEEMTYRANQVAGVSVQAVGTQTSFPIRAGLPADLF, encoded by the exons ATGGTGTGCAAG GTTGGTAAAGATGTCTTTGGAGACAATTACATCCAGAATTTTAAGGACAATGGTGTACACACAG ACTTTGTTGGACAGACCCCTGATGCCGCAACAGGAACTGCATCCATCATTGTTAATAATGCAG GTGAGAATGCCATTGTGATTGTGGCTGGTGCCAACATGCTGCTGGACAGTGTAGATCTGCAGGAAGCTCTTCCAGCCATAACTCGTTCAAAAGTTTTAGTGTGCCAGCTAGAGATCAACCCGCAGATATCCTTGCAGGCACTACGTATGGCTCAGAAGAACAAAG TAAAGACAATATTCAACCCAGCTCCGGCCAGTCCTGACTTGGATCCAGAGTTCTACACAGCTTCTGATGTGTTTTGCTGTAATGAATCTGAG GCTGAAATGCTGACTGGATCTGTGGTAACTAATGTGGAAGAAGCACGTGGAGCTGCTCAGGAGTTGCTGAAACGAGGCTGTAAGTCAGTCATCATCACTTTGGGACCTCAAGGCTGCGTCGTGGTCCAGGCACAAGAGTCTACCTCCAAACACGTTCCAACTACTGCCGTGAAAGCAATAGACACCACT GGTGCTGGAGACAGCTTTATTGGAGCACTGGCATTTTACATGGCTCATTATCCAACAATGGCTCTTGAAGAGATGACCTACAGAGCCAATCAGGTGGCAGGAGTCAGCGTGCAGGCTGTTGGAACACAAACTTCATTTCCCATCAGAGCAGGCCTTCCAGCTGATCTGTTTTAG
- the rbks gene encoding ribokinase isoform X2, with the protein MTEKAFDVMVVGSCMTDMVSQTPRLPKAGETIHGFKFFIGFGGKGANQCIQAARLGARTTMVCKVGKDVFGDNYIQNFKDNGVHTDFVGQTPDAATGTASIIVNNAVKTIFNPAPASPDLDPEFYTASDVFCCNESEAEMLTGSVVTNVEEARGAAQELLKRGCKSVIITLGPQGCVVVQAQESTSKHVPTTAVKAIDTTGAGDSFIGALAFYMAHYPTMALEEMTYRANQVAGVSVQAVGTQTSFPIRAGLPADLF; encoded by the exons ATGACTGAAAAGGCATTTGATGTGATGGTGGTTGGCTCTTGTATGACTGACATGGTGAG TCAGACTCCAAGGCTACCTAAAGCTGGGGAAACCATTCATGGCTTTAAGTTCTTCATTGGCTTCGGAGGGAAAGGGGCCAACCAGTGCATACAAGCTGCAAGACTGGGGGCTAGAACCACCATGGTGTGCAAG GTTGGTAAAGATGTCTTTGGAGACAATTACATCCAGAATTTTAAGGACAATGGTGTACACACAG ACTTTGTTGGACAGACCCCTGATGCCGCAACAGGAACTGCATCCATCATTGTTAATAATGCAG TAAAGACAATATTCAACCCAGCTCCGGCCAGTCCTGACTTGGATCCAGAGTTCTACACAGCTTCTGATGTGTTTTGCTGTAATGAATCTGAG GCTGAAATGCTGACTGGATCTGTGGTAACTAATGTGGAAGAAGCACGTGGAGCTGCTCAGGAGTTGCTGAAACGAGGCTGTAAGTCAGTCATCATCACTTTGGGACCTCAAGGCTGCGTCGTGGTCCAGGCACAAGAGTCTACCTCCAAACACGTTCCAACTACTGCCGTGAAAGCAATAGACACCACT GGTGCTGGAGACAGCTTTATTGGAGCACTGGCATTTTACATGGCTCATTATCCAACAATGGCTCTTGAAGAGATGACCTACAGAGCCAATCAGGTGGCAGGAGTCAGCGTGCAGGCTGTTGGAACACAAACTTCATTTCCCATCAGAGCAGGCCTTCCAGCTGATCTGTTTTAG
- the mrpl33 gene encoding large ribosomal subunit protein bL33m, giving the protein MFLTSANLAKGKAKTILVQMMSAAGTGYCFNTKRNRLREKLVLRKHDPIVNKHVLFLEKKKIRSI; this is encoded by the exons ATGTTCCTCACTTCTGCAAATC TGGCCAAGGGTAAAGCAAA GACGATCCTGGTGCAGATGATGAGCGCAGCAGGAACAGGTTACTGTTTTAACACCAAGAGGAACCGACTCAGAGAGAAACTGGTTCTGCGTAAACATGATCCAATTG TGAACAAACATGTCCTATtcttggagaagaagaagatcaGGTCGATCtaa